Proteins from a single region of Eretmochelys imbricata isolate rEreImb1 chromosome 20, rEreImb1.hap1, whole genome shotgun sequence:
- the ENDOU gene encoding uridylate-specific endoribonuclease → MKTWILLITAGIACSLASGSLYTDPDSCRGRCHEPYNKQDECHCNTKCEKHRDCCEDYHMHCSKEGFSSSHDFITNEELLSISEQLYKVDHNKAQKSDININPQHLISSAETRDKEDHSPEPLYTYVNEKLFSKPTYASFIKLLDNYQRMTGRGEAFSAEQLKEQENFLQEVMKTELMKKLYNFLHKKKRYSTQEEFVSDLKEMWFGLYSRGKGEEDSSGFEHVFSGEVKKGKVSGFHSWIRFYLLEKQGLVDYYSHNYDGPWASYPDVLGMQFSWDGYFKEVGFAFIGCSPEFEFGLYTLCFIARPGKMCRLSLGGHQLGIQTYTWTKSTYGNDRKYIATAYVTSS, encoded by the exons GCTTGTACACAGATCCCGActcctgcagggggcgctgccaCGAGCCATACAACAAGCAGGATGAGTGTCACTGTAATACCAAGTGTGAAAAACATCGCGACTGCTGTGAAGACTATCATATGCACTGCAGCAAGG AGGGATTCTCCAGCAGTCACGACTTCATCACCAACGAAGAGCTCCTGAGCATCTCCGAACAGCTTTACAAGGTGGACCACAACAAAGCCCAGAAGTCAGACATCAACATTAACCCGCAGCATCTCATCTCGTCTGCCGAGACCAGAGACAAAGAGGATCATTCTCCTGAGCC ACTCTACACGTATGTCAACGAGAAGCTCTTCTCCAAACCCACCTATGCCAGCTTCATTAAACTGCTGGATAATTACCAAAGGATGACGGGCAGAGGGGAAGCCTTCAGTGCTGAGCAGCTGAAGGAGCAGGAGAACTTCCTGCAGGAGGTCATGAAAACGGAGCTCATGAAAAAGCTTTACAATTTCCTGCACAAGAAAA agcgCTACAGCACCCAGGAGGAGTTTGTCAGCGACCTGAAGGAGATGTGGTTTGGCCTGTATTCTAGGGGCAAGGGTGAGGAAGATTCCAGCGGCTTCGAGCACGTCTTTTCAG GGGAAGTCAAAAAAGGAAAAGTGTCCGGATTCCACAGCTGGATTCGTTTCTACCTTCTGGAGAAGCAGGGGCTGGTTGACTACTACAGCCATAACTATGACGGGCCG tGGGCCTCATACCCTGACGTGCTGGGGATGCAGTTCAGCTGGGATGGCTATTtcaaggaggtgggctttgccttcATTGGCTGCAGCCCTGAGTTTGAGTTTGGCCTTTACACTTTGTGCTTCATTGCTCGGCCGGGGAAGAT GTGCCGGCTGAGCCTAGGGGGCCACCAGCTAGGCATTCAGACCTACACCTGGACCAAATCCACCTATGGCAATGACAGGAAGTATATAGCGACTGCCTACGTGACATCATCCTGA